In one Rutidosis leptorrhynchoides isolate AG116_Rl617_1_P2 chromosome 8, CSIRO_AGI_Rlap_v1, whole genome shotgun sequence genomic region, the following are encoded:
- the LOC139863733 gene encoding F-box protein CPR1-like, with the protein MEVGNCVDVLEQILIQLDAEDLIQCKSVCKLWYHLISSTRFVKSHLKRSHNNDHNNYKLRDRRIARPTTAHVDHDYDLNGFYIIGSCDGLVCLSPTETQLIVTNPLTREVKRLTAFPECKRGCRERFCWGFGYDSLLDDYKAVLGFEIYPDTELTQFYVLSLKSNTWKFIGQVKYRIVGSRTGVLFNGALYWFMSYWKETVIMSLDLCRNELKEIPQPHHPIYRHELGKEHKLVIIGGCLCIHYDPRITYRHQVYSYKTWVMNKNNSWQVFRCEDDDSKYDVVHCLRMPGDAIKNDNRRHGIYMSSKTLEYVCAPIFVPSLVSPHANNNSFEFNNERPVKTKNKGRLGAKKDHNYFAMSTRSFPLLLKRARKRQLKKKNAA; encoded by the coding sequence ATGGAGGTCGGAAATTGCGTGGATGTGCTGGAACAGATACTGATACAATTGGATGCTGAAGATCTAATCCAATGCAAAAGTGTTTGTAAGTTATGGTATCATTTAATTTCCAGTACCCGTTTTGTTAAATCTCATTTGAAGCGTTCTCACAACAatgatcataataattataaacttaGAGATAGAAGGATTGCTAGGCCTACGACAGCACACGTGGACCATGATTATGACCTTAATGGTTTTTATATAATTGGTTCGTGTGATGGCCTTGTATGCCTATCTCCTACAGAAACCCAACTTATTGTAACCAATCCTTTGACTAGGGAGGTTAAACGACTAACTGCTTTTCCTGAATGTAAAAGAGGGTGTAGGGAACGTTTTTGTTGGGGTTTTGGTTACGATTCGTTATTGGACGATTACAAGGCTGTACTTGGGTTTGAGATATATCCTGATACAGAGCTTACACAATTTTATGTCTTGAGTTTGAAATCTAATACTTGGAAATTTATTGGACAAGTCAAGTATCGTATCGTTGGTTCTAGAACTGGTGTTTTATTTAATGGGGCCCTTTACTGGTTTATGTCGTACTGGAAGGAAACCGTAATTATGTCTTTAGATTTATGTAGAAATGAGCTCAAAGAGATCCCTCAACCTCATCATCCTATTTATCGACATGAACTCGGTAAAGAACACAAACTTGTGATTATCGGAGGATGTCTGTGCATACATTATGATCCTCGTATCACGTATCGTCATCAGGTGTATTCATATAAGACATGGGTAATGAATAAAAATAATTCTTGGCAAGTGTTTCGGTGTGAAGATGATGATTCTAAGTATGATGTTGTACACTGCTTGAGAATGCCGGGGGATGCTATTAAAAATGATAACCGTCGTCATGGTATATACATGTCGTCCAAGACTTTGGAGTATGTTTGTGCCCCTATATTCGTGCCTAGTCTTGTATCTCCCCatgctaataataatagttttgaatTTAATAATGAAAGACCGGTGAAGACAAAGAATAAGGGGAGACTGGGTGCTAAAAAGGATCATAATTACTTTGCTATGTCAACAAGGTCATTCCCTTTATTACTCAAGCGGGCGAGAAAGAGGCAGCTAAAGAAGAAGAATGCAGCTTAG
- the LOC139863734 gene encoding uncharacterized protein encodes MVSGGLICIPRHAFIVWLLMTKKLKTQNKMFPWDVKDGSHGLLVCSSCKIHQDSHNHLFFECAISKELGMSVRGIRNKWKDIVDLLIPYAHRKVTRMVVIKINFAVAVYFIWQ; translated from the coding sequence ATGGTATCAGGTGGTTTGATTTGCATCCCTCGACATGCGTTCATTGTATGGCTTcttatgactaaaaagcttaaaaCTCAAAACAAGATGTTTCCATGGGATGTAAAGGATGGGTCGCACGGGTTGTTGGTATGTTCATCATGCAAAATTCATCAAGACTCACACAATCATCTCTTCTTTGAATGTGCTATTTCAAAGGAGTTGGGCATGAGCGTACGTGGGATCAGAAATAAATGGAAAGATATCGTTGATTTGTTGATTCCGTATGCACATCGCAAAGTGACGCGTATGGTGGTGATCAAGATCAATTTTGCGGTGGCGGTATACTTCATTTGGCAATAG